The following nucleotide sequence is from Bacillus alveayuensis.
GCGGCATGTCTAAAATTAATTCTTCAATCATATTTAAAAAAGAGATGTTAACAGAACAAGAGTTCAAGGAAATTAAGCAACATCCTATATACAGCTATAAAATGTTAAAGGAACTTCCATCTTTAACAGAAGCAACCAAATTAAGTTTATTACAGCATCATGAAAAATTGGATGGAAGCGGTTATCCATTAGGATTCAAAGGGGAGCAATTACATCCATTTGGGAAAATAATAGCAGTGGCTAACATATATCAAGCGATGATTTCTCCAAGACCTTATCGGCCGCGCTTATCACCTTTTTATACATTAGAAGTGATTGAAAAAGATGAATTTGGAAAATTAGATTTAACCATAATCAAAGTGTTAAAAAAATTATTTAGAAATTATATGAATGGCCGAAGAGTTGGCTTATCAGATGGAACAGTTGGTAAAATTGTATTTATTGATGAGAAATCTGTTATAAATCCACTAGTGAGTTTACATAATACTTCGGAAGTTATTAAGATTTCAAAGAATGGGCCTTTAAAAATTGAAGAAGTTTTTTAGAAAAAAATTAATTTTTCCACCAAAATGACTTGATTCATGAAAAAAATCTGAAATACTCAAAAAGTCAGTTGCAAATGGAATAAAAAAGCTTGACAAAGGAAAAGCAGCATGATAAATTTAAAAAGTCGCTATTTTGATGAAAAATAAGTTTGTTTCATTTTTACGATCTTTGAAAATTAAACAAAACGAAGCGTTCCGTTAATTCTTTTTAATGAGCAAGGAACATCGACTAAAGACGTCACATC
It contains:
- a CDS encoding HD-GYP domain-containing protein (c-di-GMP phosphodiesterase class II) (product_source=COG2206; cath_funfam=1.10.3210.10; cog=COG2206; pfam=PF13487; superfamily=109604); translated protein: MRVKVDLLREGCVLSEDVYSLTNKPIVRKNTVLESKHIHALKAFLIKEVDIKRETKSGKDILNQDINEEFIEEENLLIEDLYLDAVKKYKKMFLSWQAGAPVNMSLVRELVLPLVEKALDDPLKIMGIYKKCDSEQYFYFQSLAVSLLSAVIAKELKYSQGDINQVALAGFLSDCGMSKINSSIIFKKEMLTEQEFKEIKQHPIYSYKMLKELPSLTEATKLSLLQHHEKLDGSGYPLGFKGEQLHPFGKIIAVANIYQAMISPRPYRPRLSPFYTLEVIEKDEFGKLDLTIIKVLKKLFRNYMNGRRVGLSDGTVGKIVFIDEKSVINPLVSLHNTSEVIKISKNGPLKIEEVF